One region of Zingiber officinale cultivar Zhangliang chromosome 7B, Zo_v1.1, whole genome shotgun sequence genomic DNA includes:
- the LOC122006106 gene encoding DNA-3-methyladenine glycosylase 1-like, producing MPPPSPPPATRFPISASASASSAADRFLSAFTTPMEDVPRRSAQSTSPSSSSPNHLLSSDPSAAATSSALTTTNPTVTDSAISTRPRKARRVSSDDASRKTPSSAPRLPIRVIPRPLSADGEIDVAFRHLRAADHHLAPVIDSHEPPSLQCLHPPFHALTRSILYQQLAFKAGSSVYTRFLSLCGGEESVVPEAVLALTPHQLRQIGVSARKASYLHDLARKYHSGILSDAAIVSMDDKSLFTMLTMVKGIGAWSVHMFMIFSLHRPDVLPVGDLGVRKGVQMLYGLEEVPRPSQMEQLCEHWRPYRSVGSWYMWRLVEAKGTPTLASSSAEGGTLDMADMGGGTMQQPQLIDPVQMLPGLG from the coding sequence ATGCCCCCACCGTCGCCGCCGCCTGCAACCCGATTCCCAATCTCCGCCTCCGCCTCTGCTTCTTCCGCTGCCGATCGCTTCCTCTCCGCCTTCACCACTCCCATGGAAGACGTGCCTCGCCGTTCCGCCCAATCTACATCgccctcttcctcttcccctaacCACCTACTGTCATCCGACCCATCCGCCGCCGCCACCTCTTCAGCCCTAACAACCACCAACCCGACCGTCACAGACTCCGCAATCTCCACCCGCCCCCGAAAGGCCCGAAGGGTTTCCTCCGACGACGCTTCCAGGAAAACACCCTCTTCCGCTCCCCGCCTCCCCATCCGCGTCATCCCCCGTCCGCTCTCCGCCGACGGCGAAATCGACGTTGCCTTCCGCCACCTACGCGCAGCTGACCACCACCTCGCCCCCGTCATCGACTCGCATGAGCCTCCCTCCCTCCAGTGTCTCCATCCGCCCTTCCACGCCCTCACACGCAGCATCCTCTACCAGCAGCTCGCCTTCAAGGCCGGATCGTCCGTGTATACCCGCTTTCTGTCCCTTTGTGGCGGTGAGGAAAGCGTTGTCCCTGAGGCTGTCCTCGCCCTCACCCCGCATCAACTGCGCCAGATCGGTGTCTCCGCCCGCAAGGCCTCCTACCTCCACGACCTCGCGCGAAAGTACCACAGTGGCATCCTTTCCGACGCTGCCATTGTATCCATGGATGACAAGTCTCTCTTCACCATGCTCACCATGGTCAAGGGCATTGGCGCCTGGTCCGTTCACATGTTCATGATCTTCTCACTCCACCGGCCGGATGTCCTTCCTGTCGGAGACCTTGGTGTTCGAAAGGGAGTGCAGATGCTTTATGGTCTCGAGGAGGTTCCACGCCCTTCGCAAATGGAGCAGCTTTGTGAGCACTGGAGACCGTATCGCTCTGTTGGGTCTTGGTACATGTGGCGCCTTGTGGAGGCGAAGGGCACACCCACTCTGGCTTCATCAAGTGCTGAAGGTGGAACACTTGATATGGCTGACATGGGAGGTGGAACGATGCAGCAACCACAGCTAATTGATCCAGTTCAGATGCTTCCTGGTCTTGGATGA